TACGCATACTTATCGTTGACGACGAGGAGGCCAATCGCGTCACGCTCGAAGCCGTTCTTTCCCGAGAACCCAACTACCATCTCCACTTCGCGACCAACGGTGCCGAGGCACTGCTGCTTGCTGAAAAAATCGTGCCCGATCTGGTGCTGCTGGATGTGATGATGCCCGACATGGACGGCTTTGCCGTCTGCCGTCACATCCGAGCCCATCCGCGTCTCAGTCCCGTCCCCATCATCATGCTCACGGCGCTGAACGACCAGGCATCGCGCCTCGTCGGCATCAACGCCGGAGCCGATGACTTCATTTCAAAACCTTACGCCTTCGCGGAACTCCGCGCGCGTGTGCGCACAATCACCCGGCTCAATCGTTTCCGGGTTATCGCCGAACAACGCGCCCGCTTTGAGCGCCTCTTTGCCATCACACCGTCGGCCATCGTCATCGTCTCCCCCGACGGAGTTATCTCCGCAGTCAACGATCTCGCCGCCGCGTTGCTCGCGCCCCTTGATGTCTCTCCGGTGGAAAACCGTCCACTCTTCACTGGCATGCCTGCCGATGCCGCCGCCCGACTCGCGGAAATCATCGCCATCACCTGCCGCGACGATACCCCGGGCCCCGCTTCCGAGTTCTCCGTCTCCTTCTCAGAATGCGCCCGCGTCTTTTCCGTCAAGTCAACGCGCCTCAAGGAAAACGGCCACGTCTTTGCATTGCTTGTCCTTCACGACATCACCGCCGAGGTGCGCGCACGTGAAGAACTCGTCACGTTGAACACCCGGCTCGATGCCCTCGTGCGAGACCGCACCGCGCAACTCGAAACCGCCAACGAGCTACTGCTCTCCTACACCGCGTTTGTATCCCACGATTTGCGCTCTCCTCTGTCTGTAATCCGCGCCTACCTGTCGATGCTCGCGGACGGCGCCATACCCGTTTCCGCAGAGGCTCGCTCCATGATCAAGGAAGCCTTCGTAGCCAGCGGCATGATGGAAGACATGATCGCCAACATCCTCACGATGGCATCCGACGACCACCACGCGCGCCTGCCCGACAAAGCCATCGATCCACGTCCCATTCTTGAAAAACTAGCGTGGAAACTCGCCTCCTTTGTGCCCAAACCGCGCCCTACGATCACCGTGGGCCCGCTCCCCCTGATCTTCGCCTCCGCACCGTTGGTTGAACGCGTGTTCTACAATCTGATTTCCAACGCCATCAAATACGCCGCCAAGGATCGGGCGATCGTCATCGAGATCGGCTCCACGACCACCGCGACCGGCACCGCCATCCACGTGCGCGACAACGGCGTCGGCTTCGATTCCGCTCATGCTGAAAAACTATTCCGCTCCTTTTCACGTCTTCCCGGCTCGGAGGTATGCGACGGCATGGGACTCGGCCTTTCCCTTATCTCCCGTCTGATCGGCGCACATCACGGTCGTATCTGGGCCGATGGTCGCCCCGGCGAGGGCGCCACGTTCTTCGTGGAATTTAAAGAAAATGCCACCGTCGTCGCCGCATGATACGCCTTCACTTCCGTTCACTCCTCCCGGCCGCCGGCATTATGCTCGGTCTCTCCTGCCTGCTGGTAGCATGCAATCCCGCCCATAAAACAAGCGACGTTTCCCACGAAGTTTCCTTCGTCGCCGAGAAGCTCGACACGGACTTTCTCCACGTTCGCACCGAAGTTGAAAAACTCGCCGCCCAAGTCGCCGCACTTTATCCGCGCCGCAAGGAACTCGCCGCCCTGGCCGATGCGTCTCTCTACGCGTTTTCGCCCGACGGTTCTTTCTATAAAAAGACGCACACCGGTGGCGCATCCTTGTGGATCTCCGCCGTGGTTCCCATCACGCCCGAGGTTCGCGAAGTGGCGTATTTCACCGAGGCGATCGATCCCGAACTCGTGCGCCTGTGCCGTGACAATGCCGCGATCTGCCAGGCCTACTACAACGACCGTCACTCGCTCAACCGCATGTATCCCTGGCTCGACGTGGTCGCCCAGTTTCCGGCGCGCATGAACATACCTGAGTTCAACTTTTATTACCTCGCCGATGCCGTGCACAACCCGGGTAAAACGGGCGTCTGGGTCGACGAACCCTACGTCGATCCCGCCGGCGGTGGCTGGATGGTCAGCGCCATCGCTCCGGTATATGTCGACGGCGTGCTGGAGGGCGTGGCCGGACTCGACGTGAGCATCTCCGCCTTGGTCGACCTCTACTTCAGTAAATCCGACGATTCCGTCGTGATCATATCCCGTTCAGGCGTGATCGTCGCCGCCACCGAGGCCGCCATCCAGGATTTGGAGATGCCACCTCTGCGGAACCATAAATACCTCGAGACCGTGAAGCTGGATACGTTCAGACCGGACGAATACAACATCCGCAAGAGCACCCTGCGCCCGATTCGCGAACTCGCGAGGCGCCTGCTCGACGGACACGAAACCCACATCGAACTCGAGCTGAATGGCCGCCCGCACATCGCCTGCGCCGCCCCGGTCACCGCGATAGGCTGGATCGTAATCGAATTATCGTCACCTCACCACGCACGGTGAACTCCACCGCCTCACCCAAATCCGTATTATGGCCGGCCGCCTTGCTTGCCGCCGTGGCACTGGGTGTGGTCATCGCGGGCGCGTTCATCATCAATCGCCAGTTGCGTGATCACGAACGCCAGCGCGCGTCCCACGAAGCCCGCCAGCTTGCCTTTGGTATTTCGCGACAAGTCTCCGATCAATTGTGGCGCGTGCACGAGGATTTCGTTTTCTCCCTCACCAATCTGCCTTACGAGCGCCTGCTCGACCATGGAGAGGTTTCGTCCGCGACGTTGGTGCCGCTGCGCCGGTTTCTTTCCCTCAATCCCAATCTGCTTCGCACGCTCATCGTCACCGGTCCCGACGGACAAAGCCGCTCACTGACATTAACCGGGAAAAACGAATTCCATCTCTCCCCTCTGGCGGAAACCGGCCTCCCCACGGCGACGCCAGAAAAAATCATCATCGGCGGCGTCATCCAGGAGGGAACCGGATCCATCCGCGCCTACGTTTCCGCCGTGGTCGACCCGCGCCTTTTCTGGACCGAGGCGCTCACCACGTTTTCACTCAGTCATCCGGGTTTCTGGGCCGGACTGCTCGACACCGATGGACGTGTGGTGGCCACTCGTAATAACGGCCGGGCGGCCGCTGCCCCCGTGTTCACCCCGTCCGATACCCTCGCATTGCAGAACGACGCGAGCGAAGGCTTCGAGGGCCGCGGATTCTATGAAGTCATGCTGGATGGAGAATCTCATCACTTCATATCCGCCTACGCACCTGCGAGCCTCGAGACGTGGCGCGGCTTGGTGATGATTTCCATCGATGAGCAAACCGTGCTCGGTCCCGCGGGCGACGCCCTCAACTTGCTCGCCATCATGGCCGGCGTGCTCGTTCTGGTGTTCCTTGCGGTTTTTTATCTCTTCACCCGGCACTCTCTGCGCAACCAGATCCAGCTCGAAGACAGCCGGCGGCGCATCGCGACCGTGCTGAACACGGTCCAAAGCGGCATCCTGCTCATTCATTCCCACACCGGCCGCATCACTGAGGTAAACGCCTCCGCCATCGCCCTGCTCGGTATATCCGCAGATGAGGTCCTCGGGCAGCCGATCGACACCATCCTCCCGCCCGCTTCCACCGCCGCGTTCTTCAGGGCGGGCGCCGGCGCCGGCTTTGAAGTGAAGATCAGCCTTCGCTCTGGGAGCGTCCGGCATGTGCTCGCGACGAGCGGCGAGTTGAATGTATCCGGAAGCCACTACCGGCTCTGTTCCTTCGTCGACATCACCCCGCTTAAGGAAACCGAGTCGCGGCTCCAGGAAACCCTGCGGCGCGCCGAGCAATCCGCCCGCGACGCCGAGGCAGCCAATACGGCCAAAAGCGCCTTCCTAGCGATGATGAGCCATGAATTGCGCACACCGCTCAACTCCATACTCGGTCTCTCCGAATCCCTGATCGAACGCCTGCACGGACCGCTCAGCGACAAGCAGGATCGTTACCTGCATCTCGTGCTCACCAGTGGTCGCCACCTGCTTTCGCTCATCAATGACATCCTCGACCTCGCCAAAATCGAGTCCGGCCGCGAAGACCTGCAACTTGTCCCCTGCCAGATCGGCGCGTTCTGCAACAGCGCCTTGGAAGTCATCCAGCCCATGGTAACGAAACGGGGGCAATCCATCTCGGTCGAGCTGCCTTCCAGCCCGCTTTATGTTAGTGCCGATGGTCGCCGACTTCAGCAGATCTTGGTGAACCTGCTTGGTAACGCCGTCAAGTTCACCCCCGTTGGCGGCCGTCTAGGTCTGCGCGTCGAAGCCACCTCCAGCCACGTTACCCTGTGCGTGTGGGATGAGGGCATCGGTATTGGCAGCACGGATCTCGCGCGTATTTTCAAGCCGTTCGTGCAACTCGATGCCCGTCTCGCGCGCGAATACGGCGGCACCGGCCTCGGTCTCGCTTTGGTCAAACAACTGGTCGCCCTCCACCACGGGAACATCGATGTCACCAGCACCGCCGGCGAGGGTTCCTGCTTCACCGTCACTCTGCCGCTATGCGCGCCACCCGCGCCGCCGCTGTCGAACCCACCGTTCGCTGATCCAGAAGAGTCTTCACTGGTTGTTCCTGACCCAGCTGCCGGCAAAATCCTCGTCCTGCTCGCCGAGGATACCGAGTTCAACATCATCCCCATCCGCGACTACTTGCAGATCATGGGTTGCCGCGTGGAGATCGCCGAAAACGGAGCGGTCGCCGTTCAAAAAACCGTCAGCCTGCGACCCGACATCGTGCTCATGGATGTGCAAATGCCCGTGATGGACGGTATCGAGGCGATCAAGAACATCCGCTCGTTGCCCGATGCCGTCCTCGCCGCCATTCCGATCATTGCGGTGACCGCGTTGGCCATGCCCAGCGACCGCGAACTCTGCCTGAACGCCGGTGCCACGGACTACATCGCCAAGCCCATAAGCCTGAGGATGCTTTACACCCGCATCATGGAGATCCTGACCGATGAGCGATCATCTCCATAAACCCCGCTTCCGATAAATCGCTCTTCGGAATATGTCTCTTCGCTTTACACACGCCCCCCGGCCTCCTCATTCCAGCGGGAACGATGAAAAGCAAAACGGCCCGGCATAAGCCGGGCCGTTTGATCCGTATCTTTTCGTAGATGAACTAGACTCCGCCCCGCACCACCCGATCGAGCGAATCCGCCACGTCGCGCATGGCATCTGTGCGTCGAGTCAGCTCGTTGGCCGAAGCCGATGTCTGTTCAGCCATGGCCGCGTTTTGCTGGGTAAGTTTGTCCAGATCCGAAACCGAGCGCGCCACTTGGCCAAGCCCGGTGCGCTGCTCTACGGAAGCAGCCGCGATCTCGGTGATGATATCCGCCACCTCACGCACGCGGGCGACAATTTCACCCAAATTAACACCCACTTTTCCGGTCAGTTCCGCACCCGTGGCGCTGCGCTTCTGAGCGTCTTCGATCTTGATAGCGGTCTCTCTTGCGGCAGCAGCGCTGCGTTGCGCCAGCGCCCGCACCTCGTCGGCCACCACCGCGAATCCCGCACCCGCCTCCCCTGCACGGGCCGCCTCGACCGCCGCGTTCAACGCAAGAATGTTCGTCTGAAACGCGATCTCGTCGATCGTCTTGAGGATCGCCGCGATGTTATCCGATGCCGTGCGGATGGCCGCCATGGCACCGCTGAGCTCGGCCATCCCGGTGGTGCCCGCTTCAGCGGCATCGCGCGCACGGCTGGAAAGACCTCGTGCCTGCTCGGCGCGATCGGCATTGGCCGAGGTGACGCTGGAGATTTCCTCCAACGCGGCGGAACTGGTCTCCAACGCGGCCGCGCTAGATGAAGCCCCGGTCGCCAGCGAGATGCTGGCCTGTGCAAATTGTGCGGAGGCACTGCGCACACCCTCGGTCTCCTGGCCCAACGAGGCCGAGAGACGCAGAACCGGCCGCACCACTTGATAGCGGGCGATCAGAAAGGCGGCACCTCCACCCACCAGCAGCGATGCGCCAAACACGATGAAATTGAGCCGGCGTTGACGGCCTGATTCGTCCTTCATCGACTTGAGATCGTTGGTCAGTTCCTGCACGGTCGCCTGCTCGAGAGCAGCCAGCGCCTTGACCGTCTTTCCCACGACACTGTTGAAATCGGCAATGCGTTTTTGCACCTCGGCATCAGCGGCGCCTTTCGCCGCCACGGCGGCAAAAACAGGCTGTGCCTGCTCCGTAAACAACTGCAGCGCGTCGGTTGCGGTTTTCACCTCTTCGGTCCCCGAATCCAACGCGATGTGATGGCGTTCCGCCAGTTTCAACAAATCGGCCGTGTGCGCGGCTGCGGTTTTCACCGACACGAGCATATCGGCATCGCCCGTGAGCATCGCGTTCTGGTGATTCTGCACAGCCGCGTCGAAAACGAAACGGGCTTCCCGGATCTCAAGCGCACCAGGCACGGCCTCGTTGGCCAGCAGGATGAGCTCTCCTTCCTTGTGAAGGTCCCCGATGGTGCCGAGGGTGACGGTCAGCGTATAACCGAGCGCAAACACCGAAACGGCGGCGGCGATTTTAAGACCAATACTAAAGGAACGGGACATGATGGGTGAGTTACGGACGGATTAAAAAATTAAACCCGTCGCACGGCCCTGCCTGCATGCCCCCAAGGGGGGCACGCCTACCGGAATGCAGCGCGACGGGATGAGGGGTTATTTGATGGAAAGCACCTTCACGCGGTCGGTGACTGCGGAGGCGGATACATAGCCCAGTGCACCCGGTGTCTTGGCGACATACTCGATCATGGCTGCCTCGTCGGCGGCCTGCATCGGCATGAAGCCCTTGCCGGTGAAAACCAGTTTCTTCCAATATTTTTCAAACTGGTCGGCGGAACGCTGCGCATAGGTCTGCATGACCGAATCATGCGCTGGTCCGGCGGTGAGCACGGCCAGCTTGATGAGGCCGCCGCCGTCCCACTTGGTTTTGTTACCCAGCAGCACAGCTTTGAGATCGTCTGCTGAAAGCGACGCATCGGCACCTTGGGGATTGACGATAAAGGCCACGTCGTCAGCGCGTGCCGCGGCGGTCATGCCGAGCAGAAGAGCGAGGAATAAAAAATAACGGGACATGGAATGGTTGGGTTGAGGTGAAGGTCGCAACTCACGCTTAGAAGCTGAGGGTCGTTTTCAGCACCAAGTAGTTCCACGTCTTGTCTGACGCACCGGGATTAAGGTCGCCGGAAGAACCGAGATTATTAATGCCGTCCATGAAGTGGACTTCGGCTTTCACTAACCACCAAGGTTGGATCGCATACGAAGCGGCGAAGGCGGCATCTTTGTCGACCCCCGATGTCTCATAGTCGCTGTAGCAATAGTAGACGCCGAAACCAAGCTTGTCCGTGGCCTGATAGGTAAGCTGCGCATAAGCGTGATCCTCGGTCGAAGAAGAGCTCGGCACAGGAAAATTGGTCACATCAACCGTTACGTCGGAATGTTTGTATTCGACGGTGGCGATCCATTTTCCCCGGGTGTATTCAATCGATAAAACCTGCGCCTGGTAATCTATCTCGGTAATCGCAGGACCGGTTTGACTGTCGATCTTCGGAGCTTTCTGAAACGTATAACCGAAGCGAAGTCCGTCGACCGGAGCATTCCAGACCAGCGAGGCACCATAGACCTGCTGGATGTCCAGCTTGCTGGAACCCAAACCCTTCATGAAGGGCATGTCTTTATCCAACGGCTGCATCATGCCGGCATAGGCTTGGTAATCAAAGCTGCCGGCTTTCCCGCCGGGAATGTTTCCATAAACCGAAGCACCATCGTAGTTGGCACCGAACGAACGGCCCGCGCGCGGATAAAAATTAAGCGGAAGGGAGGCAAAAACACGAACCTGATCGAGGTCCTGCACTTCGTTATAAAAACCGCTGGGGAGTTTGTTGCGCCCCACACGCACACCGACTTCTTGCCGGAAGGAGTAGTCGATATTGGCGAAATCCACTGTCAGATCCGAGTAGCCCGCGAGTTCGTAGGCGTAAAGCTGGGCGGCCAGTTTGAGGCCGTTGTCGAAACGTTTCGTTCCGTTGACCGTCAGTTCGGTCTGATTCAGATCAAGCGAGTCCTTGGTATCGCCGATGTAGTTATAATCAGGCGAGTAGGAAGCCGTGGAACTCAGGGAGCCGTGAATGGCGACACCACCCATGTCAACGGCGTGCGAGGAAAGTGCGGAGCACGCCGTGACAAGAAGGGCGATATGACGACGAGAGTTGCGATGAATAAGGGTTTTGTAGGGATGCATGGATAGTTGGGTCGCACTCCATAACGACCCACCTCCCGCGTTCTTTAACTTAACCCAATGATGCAAAGTTATCTCTAAATCGAAATCGATACGGACCGATATGCTTCCAATTCAAATCTCATGAAACTCGGAACCAAAATCGTGCTCATCGCCATCCTTGCCATCGTCACCAGCGTCGGTGCGGGGCTGTATGTTCAAAGTCACATCATCCATCGGCAAGGCATCGAGCTCACCCGCGAAACCATGCGGACTGCGGTGATCGAGGCCGAAAATGTTCGGCAGACTATTTCCAAGCTCGGCAACAGTGGCGCCTTCGACCGGCCAAAACTACTTGCCGATTACAAGAAGTCCGGCGACCTCGAAGGGTCGGCACTTTATCGGACGATTCCGGTCATCGCGGCCATCCACGCCATCGAAAAAATCGCCGCTGAAAACCAGTGGGAATTCCGCGTGCCGAAGCACCAGGCGCGCAACTCCCGCAACCTGCCCACTGCCGAGGAAGAACCCATCCTCACCTTGCTCGAGAGCGGCTCCACCGCTGAATACTTCACGGTCGACAAAGCGAAAAACCAGATGATTTTCGCCCGTCCGATCAAGCTCACCGCCGACTGCCTCGCGTGCCACGGTGACCCAAAAAACAGTCCCACCGGCGACGGCAAAGACATCCTTGGTTACGCGATGGAGAATTGGAAAGAGGGCGAGGTCCACGGTGCGTTCCTCCTCAAATCCAGTCTCAATCGCGTGGATCACGTCGCCCGGGCCGGCATGATGCAGACGCTCCTCTGGGTCCTTCCGATCGCCGTGGTGATCTCTGCCTGCACCACACTCTACACACGGCGCCGTATCATCGGTCCGCTGGAATCTTCCATCGAGGTCGTCAACTCAGCCAGCGCCCAGACGTCATCCGCCGCCCGCGAAATTTCCTCCGCCTCGCAACAACTCGCCGCCGGTGCCAGCCAGCAGGCCGCCTCCCTTGAGGAAACCCACGCCGCCATTGAGCAGATCTCGGGCATGACCGCGCAAAACGTCACCCACGCACAAAACACCCGCTCGCTCGCCGGCGAGACCCGCGCCGCCGCTGATAACGGCACCGCCGACATGCAGGCCATGAACCGTGCTATGGACGAGATCAAGGCCGCCTCTCTCGGCATCGCAAAAATCATCAAGACCATTGATGAAATCGCCTTCCAGACCAACATCCTCGCGCTCAACGCCGCCGTCGAGGCCGCGCGCGCAGGCGAGGCCGGCGCCGGTTTCTCCGTGGTCGCCGACGAGGTCCGCGCCCTCGCCCAGCGTTCCGCCACCGCTGCTCGCGAAACCGCCGCCAGCATCGCCGACTCCATCCAGAAGAGTGACCACGGCGTCAGCATGAGCGCCAAGGTCACCGTCGGCCTCACCGATATCGCCGAGAAAGCCCGGCGCATGGACACGCTCGTTGCCGCCATCGCCTCCGGTTCGTCCGAACAGCACGCCAGTATCGCGCAGGTCAACGGCGCCATCGGCGAAATCGACAAGGTCACCCAGGTCAACGCCTCCGCCTCCGAGGAAACCGCCGCCGCCGCCCAACAGCTCAACGCCCAGTCGATCGAGCTCAATGCAGCCGTCGTCAACCTCTCCCTGCTCATCTCCGGCGCCGCCAAATCTTAATCGGATCCGCCCTCAAGTCGCGCCGTTTCCACCCGATACCTAAACACCATGATTACCAAAAAGCTCCGCCGGCTGCTCCTCGTTGCATTAGCCCCGATCCCCGCCCTGCTTCCCGCCGCCACAGTCGAGGAACGCCTGCAGGAACTCGAAAACAAAGTCAGCTCGCTCTCCACTGAAAACACCGCCCTGCGCCAGCAACTCGGTGTGGATTCCGCCAAAGGTTCGCCCGTCTTCATCACGGCATTCGGCAAGGAAAAGTCGCTCGCCGTCGGCGGCTACCTGCAATTTCAGGGTGAGTTTGGCGATTCGCCTGACAGCCGTTTTCCCGCCGAGGACCGCCTGCTCATTCGTCGCGCCCGACTCGGCATCAAGGGATCGTTCGTTGAGAACGTTGATTTTGTCATGCAGGCCGAATTCGGCAGCGGCACCCTCTCGCCGTCCGCCGGCTATCGTGCGCAACTCTCCGACGTCTACGTCGTCTGGAACAAGTTCGAACAGGCCAACGTCACCCTCGGCCAATTCAAAACCCCCTACGGTTACGAACAGCTCGCCGCGGATACCAAGCTGCCGCTCATCGAGCGCTCCTTGCCCAGCGACAAGCTCACCCTTTCCCGCCAGATCGGCGCGATGGTGTCAGGCGACTTCCTCGACAAACGCCTTCACTACGCCACCGGCCTTTTCAACGGCACCGGGGTCAACACCAATACCAACGACAACGACTCCTTCACCTACGCCGGTCGCGTCAACGGCGTGCTCGTCAACAAATCCAAGTTCAAGCTCACCGCCGGCACCAACGTTTTCCAGACCCACGACACGGCCACGGCCCCCGGTTTCACCGGCAGTCGCAGCGGTCTCGGCTTCGACCTGCAGGCGGCCTCCGGTCCGCTTACGCTCGCCGCCGAATGGCTGCAAACCAGCTCCGATCCCGATGTCGGCGCGAAATCAAAGTCCGATGGTTGGTCCGCGCTCGCCGGCTACCAGATCATTCCGAAAAAACTCCAGGCCGTCGTGCGCTACGAGACCTTCGATCCCAAGGACACGGTGGCTGGTGACAGCAGCGATCTTTGGACCCTCGGCTTCAACTACTTTCTCAAGGGGGACGAGCTGAAGCTCAGCCTCAACTACCTCCTGGGTGATCCCGCCGGCCCGCTCTCCGACCAGGGCCGTCTCCTCGCCCGCGTCCAGGTCATTTTTTAACCAAACCCCGTCATCTCTGAATCCATGAAAATCCGCATCCTCCTTCTCTCCCTCGTGCTGGGCTCCGGCTTGCTGCACGCCGCCGATATCGACGCCGCCACCCAGGAAAAAATCCACGCCAAGGTCGCCGAGATCAAAGCCTGGGCATCCGACCCCGCCCTCGCCGGAGCTGTCGCCGCTCAAAACGCCTCGCTCCCCGCCGACTATGCCGCGATGACGCAGGACAAATGGAAATCCCTCACCGTGCTCGACCCGTTCGTGCGCTCCTTCTCCAAGAATCCCGCCGGCCTCTTTCTTAAGTCCAAGAAGGCCGACTGGGTGGCCGAGGCGTTCGTCTCCGATGCTCACGGACTGAAGGTCGCCTTTCTCTCCAAGCCTTCCGGCTGGATCCACGCCGGCAAGCCCAAGCACGACCAGCCCATGGCAGGCCATGACTGGCAGGGCGCCGTCGAGCTCGACGACTCCACCGGTCTCCAGCAGGTCCAGATCTCCGTGCCGGTCATTAAAGACGGCGCCGCGATCGGTGCGCTGGTCGTCGGAGTCGCCCTGTCCAAGCTGGAATAATCCCCCCATCCGCTTTGCGGAGTCCGCCTATGAAACGTTTCAGCCTGCCCCTTCAACTGGGTCTCTACATCGCCGCTTCCGTCCTGCTCACCCTCGCCGTGGCCGCCGGTTTGTATTCACTGGTTCGTTACACACAGAGGGACTCCGAAGGACACATCGACATCATCCGAACCAGCAAGGACAGCGCCTATCGCCTGCTCGAGGAATCCTCGCTGGCCCATGCCGCCCTCAACACCTCCCTGCGCATCAAGGACCCGGACGAACTTGAGTCGGCGCTTGCCAAACTCAAGACCGGCACCGAAGCGATCAACGCGCTCATCACCACCTTCGGTGAACCGGGAACTCCCTTAAAAACCGCCTACGGGCGGGAGACCGAGGCAGGGACCAAAAGCATCGGGTTTCTCCTCGCCGGTGAAAACGCCCGCGCGTTTGAAAACCTTCTGGAAGCGGTCAATCCCGCCCACGACAGTTTCCTCAGCGCGTTGAAGGCCTACAATGACCTCTGCGACGCCCGCGTGCGTGAGTCGGAAAACGAAGCCGCCGTCATGCTCGCCAGACGTCTCAAAATCGTCTTCAGCCTCTCTGCCGCCGGTCTGCTCATGATCATCGTGCTCGGCTGGTTTTTCCGCCGTCGCATCACCGCCCGGCTGCGCGTCGTCACCACCGAGATCGCCACCGCCGCCGATCTGGTGGCCAGCCATGCCAGCCGTGCCGCCGAGATGAGCGAGACCCTTTCCCGCGACGCCTGCAGCCAGGCCGCTTCCCTCGAGGAAACCAGCGCCTCGCTCAACGAGATCAGCAGCCTGTCGAAGGCCAACCACGAGCAGTCGCAGACCGCCGCCACCGTTGCCGCGGAAGCACGCTCCGCCGCCGAAGAAGGCACCCGCGAAATCGCCGCGCTCCAAATCGCCATGCGCGACATCGAGTCTTCCAGCGACGCCATCGGTAAAATTATCAAGGGCATCGACGAGATCGCCTTCCAGACCAACATCCTCGCCCTCAACGCCGCCGTCGAGGCCGCCCGCGCGGGTGAGGCCGGCGCAGGGTTTGCCGTCGTCGCCGACGAAGTGCGCGCCCTGGCCCAGCGCGCCGCCGCCGCCTCTCGCGACACCGCCGATCGTATCTCTGAATCCATCGAACGCAGCCGTCGCGGTGCCGCCCTCGGCAATCGCGCCGCCAAATGCCTCGAAACCATCGTCAGTCGCGCCGCCCAGGTCGACGATATCACCCGCCAGATTGCCACCGCCCTCAACGAACAGGATCAGGGTATTCATCAGGTGAATGCCGCCATCAGCCAGATCGACACCCTGACCCAGTCCGGAGCCGCCAACGCCGAGCAAGGCGCCGCCAGCGCGACCGAACTCCAAGGCCAGTCCGCAATCCTCGGCAAATCTGTCGTCACCCTCGAACAGCTCGCCGGCGTCTCGGCTGCGGCCACGACCTGATTCTTGGCGTGGCAGATGATTCTGCGCGAGGTTCTCACGCACGCTCCCGCCCGGCTTGAGCCTGTGCTCAGGTTCGCTCGGGGGTTGGACGTCAAACATTTCAGAATACACCATAAAACCATCACGATGCGCTCAACTTCTTAATCGACGCGACGAACATAAGGGCAAACCACACCGGGATAATGCAGTCGATTAGGCTGCTTTCCCAGGTGCCCACCTTATCATCATGAAAAACTGGACCATCGGAAAACGTATTATTGTCGGCGGGGGCACTCTCCTTGCCCTCTTGCTGATTGTCGCCGCCATCGGCTTCACCGGGCTTGAACGCATCCACACAAAAAGCATCGAATCGCTCAAGGAGGATGCGATCCCCGGCATCACCAACATCGCCGAAATCGCCACCAATACGCTGCGCGCCCATGTGCGCATGCTCACGGCGGGCACGGCGACGACTGTTGAAGCCCGCGAACAAAACCTGGCCACCATGGGCAAGCTTGCCACGGAGATTCAAGGCTTCCTTGAAACTTACGAAAAATACATAACCCAGGATGAGGACCGGAATAACTTTGAACTGCTCAAAAAGAAGCGTGAAGCCTACGTTCTGGAGCGCGCCCGCTACGTCGAACTGGTGCGTGCCGGCAAGCGTGACGAAGCCCACGCCTTCGCCGCGGAAGCGCTGGAGAAAACCTACGGAGAGTAT
This portion of the Rariglobus hedericola genome encodes:
- a CDS encoding sensor histidine kinase, which encodes MTKIRILIVDDEEANRVTLEAVLSREPNYHLHFATNGAEALLLAEKIVPDLVLLDVMMPDMDGFAVCRHIRAHPRLSPVPIIMLTALNDQASRLVGINAGADDFISKPYAFAELRARVRTITRLNRFRVIAEQRARFERLFAITPSAIVIVSPDGVISAVNDLAAALLAPLDVSPVENRPLFTGMPADAAARLAEIIAITCRDDTPGPASEFSVSFSECARVFSVKSTRLKENGHVFALLVLHDITAEVRAREELVTLNTRLDALVRDRTAQLETANELLLSYTAFVSHDLRSPLSVIRAYLSMLADGAIPVSAEARSMIKEAFVASGMMEDMIANILTMASDDHHARLPDKAIDPRPILEKLAWKLASFVPKPRPTITVGPLPLIFASAPLVERVFYNLISNAIKYAAKDRAIVIEIGSTTTATGTAIHVRDNGVGFDSAHAEKLFRSFSRLPGSEVCDGMGLGLSLISRLIGAHHGRIWADGRPGEGATFFVEFKENATVVAA
- a CDS encoding PDC sensor domain-containing protein is translated as MIRLHFRSLLPAAGIMLGLSCLLVACNPAHKTSDVSHEVSFVAEKLDTDFLHVRTEVEKLAAQVAALYPRRKELAALADASLYAFSPDGSFYKKTHTGGASLWISAVVPITPEVREVAYFTEAIDPELVRLCRDNAAICQAYYNDRHSLNRMYPWLDVVAQFPARMNIPEFNFYYLADAVHNPGKTGVWVDEPYVDPAGGGWMVSAIAPVYVDGVLEGVAGLDVSISALVDLYFSKSDDSVVIISRSGVIVAATEAAIQDLEMPPLRNHKYLETVKLDTFRPDEYNIRKSTLRPIRELARRLLDGHETHIELELNGRPHIACAAPVTAIGWIVIELSSPHHAR
- a CDS encoding hybrid sensor histidine kinase/response regulator, whose translation is MNSTASPKSVLWPAALLAAVALGVVIAGAFIINRQLRDHERQRASHEARQLAFGISRQVSDQLWRVHEDFVFSLTNLPYERLLDHGEVSSATLVPLRRFLSLNPNLLRTLIVTGPDGQSRSLTLTGKNEFHLSPLAETGLPTATPEKIIIGGVIQEGTGSIRAYVSAVVDPRLFWTEALTTFSLSHPGFWAGLLDTDGRVVATRNNGRAAAAPVFTPSDTLALQNDASEGFEGRGFYEVMLDGESHHFISAYAPASLETWRGLVMISIDEQTVLGPAGDALNLLAIMAGVLVLVFLAVFYLFTRHSLRNQIQLEDSRRRIATVLNTVQSGILLIHSHTGRITEVNASAIALLGISADEVLGQPIDTILPPASTAAFFRAGAGAGFEVKISLRSGSVRHVLATSGELNVSGSHYRLCSFVDITPLKETESRLQETLRRAEQSARDAEAANTAKSAFLAMMSHELRTPLNSILGLSESLIERLHGPLSDKQDRYLHLVLTSGRHLLSLINDILDLAKIESGREDLQLVPCQIGAFCNSALEVIQPMVTKRGQSISVELPSSPLYVSADGRRLQQILVNLLGNAVKFTPVGGRLGLRVEATSSHVTLCVWDEGIGIGSTDLARIFKPFVQLDARLAREYGGTGLGLALVKQLVALHHGNIDVTSTAGEGSCFTVTLPLCAPPAPPLSNPPFADPEESSLVVPDPAAGKILVLLAEDTEFNIIPIRDYLQIMGCRVEIAENGAVAVQKTVSLRPDIVLMDVQMPVMDGIEAIKNIRSLPDAVLAAIPIIAVTALAMPSDRELCLNAGATDYIAKPISLRMLYTRIMEILTDERSSP